The Pseudanabaena sp. FACHB-2040 genome segment GCGATAGCCGCCGCACCGAGGCACTCAAGGGCCGATCCCCATTGGTAGGGATGAACGTTATGTACTTCAGCTTGTGGCCTTTGGCTAACTGGAGAGCCTTATCCCAGAGTATCTGGGCATCTTGCAGAGTGCCTATATGAATGACGAGGTCGTCTGCGACAATTTGGGTCTTCATGGGTGCTAACTCCATATCTGATATGAGCGTACCGCCAAACAGGCTCTACAAAGCTGCACTGGCGCGGGGATGCGATGGCCCCAATGCCTATACTCCTTCCGGCTTATCCTGCTGATGGTAGAGGCTGTCTCCCCGCTGTATCAGGTACTTTACTGGCAACAGTGGCCTGGGAGATCTCGCAGAAACTCTGGCTGAAGACTGAGCCAATTCTGATATGCGGGCAACCGTCATCTTGATGTGACTTCAGAAACTCTAACCGTTTTCATCCCTGATGCCTCCTGCAAACTATCCTCTCGACAACGTATTAGAAGCCCGTTCTCGCTTAGGTGAATCCACTCTTTGGGACGCTGAGCAAAACCTGCTCTATTGGGTCGATATCTATAACCACCGGGTTCACAAGTTCGACCCAACCTCAGGGCAGGATCAATTTTTTGAAGTAGGAGATGTCGTCGGACCAATCGCCCTGGCAGGCCCCAGTCAGCTAATTATCGGCCAGCGCGATCGCATTGCCTTCCTCAACACTCAAGACGGCAAACTGACGCCGATCCTGACTATTGAGGCCGATAAGCCAGACAATCGGTTTAATGACGGTAAGTGCGACCCTCAGGGGCGTTTCTGGTTTGGCTCTATCTCCCAAGATCCGAAGCAGGCTAGTCTCTACCGCTATGATCCTGACGGATCTCTGCAGGTGATGGAGACGGGCCTAACCATCTCCAATGGCTTAGGCTGGAGCCCCGACGAAACAACTTTTTACCTGACGGATTCAGCCGAACAGAAGATTTACGCCTACCGTTTTGATGCCGCAATCGGCTCCATTCAAGATCGGCGTGTTTTGATCGATTTAAGCGATGAAGGGGCTGAGCCAGACGGCATGGCAATGGATGCAGAAGGCTGTATCTGGACAGCCATGTGGAACGGATGGTGCGTGATTCGCTTTGACCCTGACGGCAAAGAAATGATGCGAGTCAAGATGCCGGTGCAGTGCCCAACCTGTTGCACCTTTGGGGGCCAAGACTTGACCGAACTTTACATCACGACAGCGTCTGTAGGGCTAAGCCAGCAGGAAATTGAGCAAGGCTTCTACGCTGGCGATCTTTTCCGCCTACAAACTGATGTCGTTGGAATGCCCAGCTATCACTTCGGCCAATCCAGCTAGAGTAGCCAAGCAGCCAATGCCCTTCTGCCCTCTACCCTCCGCCTTTTTCCCCCTTCCCCTAAGGTCTTCTAGCCCGCAAATCCAACCTTGCCCTCAGCTCATCCTTGATGCGGTTGAGAATCGAGTCTTCATCTAAGGACTCTAGAATCTGGCTCACGACCGCTTTAGGGCCATCCACTCCCCAAGAGGCCCCGTTGGTCAGGTAAGCTTTTGTCACTTGGCCAACGCTGTAGGTAGAGACGCCTGCAACCGCCGCTTGGGTAATTGCGATTGGAATATAGGGGGCGAGGGACAGCCCGCCTGTAGCGACCGCTGAGGCTCCTAGCAAGCCCTTGAGAGAGCTAAGCCCAAAGGTAATTAGAAACTCGCTAATCGAAATACCGCCCAACCCCAGGGCAATTTGCCGGAGCAGGCGCAGCGCCCCCTGCTGGGTCATCGGTAGACCGTAGAGCCGAGACAGGGCCACAATCAGCACCACGTCAATCACGGCTCCGCTGATCAGATCGACCATCATGATTGGGTTGAGTGCAATCGCCATCGCGCCGATCATGGTTGCATTCCAGATGGTCTCATCGGCGATGCGATCGCAAATCTGCCGCTTCCGCTCCAAGATTTGCTCATTCACCTCATTGGCGTAGATCAGCGTATTGAGCGCAATCAGAGACTTGCCCTCCCGGTGCAGAATGTCCAAGATCTTGAGCTTGAGATCCTGCACCTGGGGTGCACCCCGACGCAGCTGGGGCACCGTTCGCCCATCCGGCTGTTCTAGAGCCCGCGCTACTAGGGGAGCCGCCGCAGTCATGACGATTTCATCGGGGGAAATCAGATCTCGCACCCGCTGGTCTCGCAGCGTTTCGTAAATCATCTGCCGATCGGCCTCAGGGTACTGATCGACCTTGTTGAAAATCAGCAGAATCGGCTTGCTGGCTTCTCGCAGCGATCGCAGCGCCTCATACTCTACCCGAGTCAAGTCTCCAGCAGTGACAAATAGAATCAGATCTACCTGATGGGCAACCTGTCGGGCCAGCGCCTCTCTAGCAGCACCGGCAACTTCATCCAAACCAGGTGTATCGATTAGCTCAATGCGCGAATTGCCGATGCTCTTAAGTGATACCCTGACCAAGTCCTGCTCAGGATGATCGCCTAGGGCCTCCCGATTAACCTGCCAGCGGGTGCTTTCCACGTGCTGAGTCACGCCATGCGTAGGGCCAGTCTCAAAAATCTCCTGACCCAACAGGGCATTCAAAATAGAAGATTTGCCCCGCCCCACCAGGCCAAACACCGCAATATGAACAACTGTGTTCTCCAGCTTACTGAGCAGGCCATTGAGGCTTTGAAGCGCATCCTCTAGCCCTGTCCGTTCTCGATCGGTGAGGTTAAGTCGGCTCACCAGAGAGCGCAGCACATCCTGTGCCCGCTGGTAGTTGAGATCAACCTGCAGATCCTGGACGTCTAGAACAATCTGGTCTAACTCCTGTTCGACATCCTCCCAGGTGGGTTCTTGATCAGAATTTGGATTAGCAGCCCCTTCACCTTCATCAGGGGGGAGGCCGTCAGAATAAGACATGACTGTAGGGCAGCATAGGCACCTCTTTAAAGATACTCACCGGAAGGGACTAGCAGGACCGGCAAATCCTGGGGGAAAACCGGAATCCTCAGAAAGGGCATGATTCTAAAAAAGTAAGAGATGAGAGAATACGCTTTACTGCCTGGAAAAACCTTATGGAGTTTAAGACCCCTGCTCAAAAGGAAATCTATGAGCGCATCTCGCCATGGATGAACGAACTGTTTAGTGAGTCGGTTATCACCTTTGAGGATGAACCTCTCTTTATTGTGAATTTTGGTTCGGCAGTGGCTTCGACCCGGGTTGTGCCTTGGGGTGAAGATGAAGCTCTAATTACCACCCGGTCCTATGTGGTTACGGATCTGGAGGTCACACCGGATCTGACTTTTTTTCTACTTCGAGAGAATAATGGGATTTACTTTGGTCGGTTTGCCCTGGATGATGAAAATGACATTGTGTTTGAGCACAGTCTGGTTGGGTCTGCCTGCAACCTGATTGAGCTGAAGCACTCGGTGATGACCGTTATTCGCATTGCCGATGACTACGATGACGAGATCGTAACCCGCTGGGGCGGTAAACGAGCGCTCGATCGCTGGTCGTCTTAAGATCGAAAATGCAGAGGCGATGCTAGATACCGCCTCTGCATTAACAAGTTTAAATTAGACTTAGACCAGAAATTTAGACTACGACAGCAGAATCGTTGAGGCTATAGAGCAGCGTTTTAATGCGCTGACCCTGCCGCGAATCTAGCACCTTTGGAAAAGACACCTCCAGCAGAGGAGCTTCCCCTGAGCGATCTAGCCGCTCCACCTGAGCCACCAGCTTAACAGCGTCAGCGGGTTCGGGGGTTGGCATGACTACGACGCCCACTGCCTGCCCCTGGGTAAACACTTCCGGGTGAAGGGACAGGAGATGGTCTGGGCTAATAGCTAGCTGCAGCGTGCGGCTGTTAATTTCCAGCGCTGTGGAGGGAAAGTACTGCCCCTCAATGTAAACCTGACCAGGCGTTTGAATGCGCTTGCGAACCTGCACAGATTCCATTGGTTTGGGTTCCCGAAATGCCCTCAGCAAGCTGGTTGCCAGGAATTTAATCGACTCCAACGGTCTGTCTGCAATGTTTCTAGTTTGGGAGTACCACTCTTTGACGTCGGAGTAGAGCACCACTACCAGAGCATCGTGCTGAACTGGAGTCATGTCTTCAAACGCGACGGCTAAGATGACGTCGTCTTCGCTACGCGGAGTCACTCGAATGACCCGACCGCTGACAAAAGCTCTGGCTCCGTAGTCTCCATGCAGCTCAACATCAATGGCATCGGGCAAGTTAGGCCAGTTCTTGAGAATGACCCGGGCTCCGGTTTCACTAATGTCTAGGGTGACCCCAGTAAACGTTTCTGGCCCGGCATAGATAATAGCGGGCAGATGACGATCCAGTCGATGGGACTGCCGCAGCTGGGGTTGCTCTAGGGCCACTAGAATGGCCGCACTCAGCAGCAGCACATTGACCATGCACCAAATGGCGTTAATCAATACAGCATCCCAGGTTTGTAGCTCGGTCACTAGCCAGAAGGGCACCATCAACAGCGACAGCACGCTCAAGAGCCCAGCGATCAGCAGCACTCGGACAGAGCCCCAATCAAAGGTGCGGCGAGTTACCTGCAATCCTTTGTCGGTGACGTTGAATGAACCCAGCTTGGGATTGAGCAGGGCCATAAACGTCACTAAGCCATCTTGAAAGGCCATAGCATACTCAAAGATTTCGTTCCAAAAGGAGAAACGAACGCCTCTGTGAATGATGTAGTTGGCGTTAAGGGCCAGCAATATCGAGGGCAGGGCATAGGTCAGGGTCTCTAGCCCCAGACCCCGCACAGAGTTAATGCCAAATACTAGAAAAGCAATGGGTGCGATCGCATACATCAGCCGAGGAAACCCAAAAAAGAAGTGGGTGGTGGCTGAGGTGTAGCAGATGCGCTGGGGAATAGTCAGCTTACGGTTAAATAGCGGCCATTCCAAGCGCAAAATTTGGGCCATGCCACGGGCCCAGCGGACCTGCTGACCAATGTAAGACGAGAATTTCTCAGGGGCTAACCCAGCGACCATGATTTTGTCGTAGTAGACCGTCTCATAGCCCAGCATGTGCAGCCGTAGGGAGGTATGACAGTCTTCTGTCACCGTCTCTACAGCAATGCCGCCGATCTCCAGCACATGGCTCTTGCGAACCACCGCCGCCGACCCACAGAAAAAGGCCGCATTCCAAAAGTCGTTCCCCCGCTGCAAAATCTTGTAGAACAGCTCATTGCCCACAGGAACTCGACCCTGGGTCAGCAGGTTGCGCTCAAAGGGGTCGGGGTTATAGAACCAGTGGGGCGTCTGCACCAAAGACACCTTGGGGTTGAGGAAAAAGCCCACGGTGTTAATCAAAATATTGCGGCTGGGAATGTGGTCGCAGTCCAAAATCAGGATTAAATCCCCGGGGGTGCGCCGCATGGCGTGGTTGATATTGCCTGCCTTGGCGTGGTCATTATTGTCCCGCGTCATCAGAGTGCAGCCAATTTCCTGGCACAGCCGCCGCAGTTGCTCCCGCCGCTGAGGATACTTGCGCCCATCATCCAAGATATAGACGTGTTTTTTGTTCGCCGGATAGCTGATTGCAATGGCTGCTAGGGCCGTCTTGCGAACGATCTCAACGTCTTCGTTGTAAGTGGGAATGTAAATATCAACGCTTTGCCACTGCTCCTGGGGAATGTGGGAGATATCGACCGCCTTGCGGTCCTTAATTTTGAGCGTCTGAAAATAGGCCAGGAGCAGGGTCACAATCGCATAGAGTTCTGCCCCGTAGAGCAGCAGGCTAAAGATCGCATTGACCCAACCATCTAGGTTCAGGGTATTAAACGTCCGGTAGTACAGGTAGCGCAGGGTGACTACTATGCTGAGCCACATCAATAGCAGGTGCATGTGGGCACTGGTTTGCTGCCGTTTTTGGCGTTCCTCCAGCCATACTAGCAACCAGCCTAGAGCGATTAAAATGCCCGCCAGCACAGTCTGCTGGCGCAACGGTAGCGGCGTAATGATTAGCGGCAGGGAAAAGATCAGGGCCAGCAGCAGCAGCCACAGGACGCTGCGCTGACCACGTCCACCGAGGGTCCGCTCCATCCAGATCGGCAGGGCGTCAACCAGATCGCTAAACCAAGTAAACCGGTGACCCGGAAGGGGAGCATTGGTTTGAGGAGAGGGGTTGGTCATTGCAGTTCTCCTGATTTACTAATCCGATTGAGATAGAGCTGGGAAACACCGTAGGCAATCAGGGCCAGCAGCACTAGGCCAGTCGGCAGTAAAAACCAGTTGGCCTGCATGAAGGAGACGGTACGGGTCACCGGGCCGCTGCGATTAATCTCGCGCGGCTGGTTTTGCGTCAGGGTCGTCACTGCAAAATCACTGTCGCTAAATTCAGCTGGGTTGGCTGTGGTTCGCTTCACCAGCACTGTGTCCCCTTCAAGCTTGGAGAAAAGCTCGTCTCGGCGGAACAGCTGGCGAATGTCGGCCAGCCCCTGTTCACTTTGGCCGGTCAGACCTAACAAGATGCGATCGCGACTCCAGGGAGACGCAACTGCCTGAATCACGCCTGCGTTGTCAGGCAGGGTTTGCACCAGGCTTTGATTTTGTCGCCGCAAAAACCGTTCTCCTAGCGAAAAACGATCTGGCTGTTGAAACACCTCAGGAATTGGAAATCGGTTGCGAAGCCCAATGCCCACCAGGTTTTGCTGCTCTCGCACATTATTTGGCAATCCGCCTGCCAGATACACTCCTAGCTTGACTGAATCGGCTTGACTGAGACGACCCAGCCGGCCACTGACCTGAAGCAGGGTCAGCACCTCGGCGTCAGAAGGATTGTCTGGCAGCACAAAAGCCATCTGCGACAAATCCTGGGGGGCCGCCAGTGGGAACCCAACCTGTAAATGCCTAAGATCAGGCAATTGCACAATGTTGGTGCGCTGCAGATTAAAGCTGCTGTCGCCATGAACCGTTGCCCACATCGGCTGGTCGGGCACCTCCCCACAGGCAATCACCGCTGTTTGAGGGTAGGTAAAAAACTGAACCTCCAGCGTTGACGTGGGCGACATAACTGCAGGCGGCACCTCTACCGTAATAGAGTCACTACCACCTTTAGCCGACGATAGCCGCTCACCGCCAACCCCCTGACCGTTGATCCGAACAGTCACAGAGGAACGCCGCGTATCGATATTGGGGCCGTAGCTGTAGCGGAGCGTAAAATTACTGCCTTTGAGAAACTGATCGTCGGGCAAAGTATGCAGGGGTATAGAAATCGGGGGGGGTGCCGGCAACCCATTTACCGTGATGTCTTGGTAGGGCTTGCCGTCTGCTGTCAGAAGATCGCTCAACTGCAGTCGATTCCCTTCAGCTGGCAAATACCCCGGCCAGTCCCTAGGTGCAGGAGAAGGGACGTCAGCCACCTCGTTTACTAGCACTGCCTGGCCAGTCGCGAGCTGCCGATCAACGGGTTGGGCCAGCATCTGTACCGCCTTGAGAACAGCAGGCGAATCGTTACCCGTGGCCACTAATACCGGATGACTGCCATCAGCTGTGGTCGTTAGCATGAGGACGCCCACACCGTTGGGTAAAGCCTGACCACTGCCGTCTAAAACTTTGTTGTCTTTAATCGCAAACGGCAGCGCTAGCTGAGCTAGGGCAGGCTGCTCTGCCGGAGTCCCCAGCACAACCACCCCAGATTCGGCTCCAATGTCATCCAGGCCATTCACCAGGCGAGTCTCAATGGCTCGGAAGTTAGTCAACCTGGAGGCAGCGGCTTGAAAACGACCCGCTGCAGTCAGCCAAAGGTTATCGACCGATTTGGGGCGCAGGTAGGTCAGCTGATCGGCTTCTAACCCCAGGTCATCCAGGAAGGGATAGGGAAAGTTAGCAAAGTCTAGAGCAACATCCTGGGGCTGATAGTTCATCACGACCTGGGAGTCGGGCAAGATTTCAGTCCACAGGGTGGGATCAGTCGGGTCGGTACACTCCTCAGACGTGTGCTGCTGAGCTCGGATAATCAGGGTGTTGTAGTCCTGAATGAGGTTAGCTGGCACATCAAAGAGAACGTTGCCGATTTCGTCCGGCTTGCGGTTGAGCGGCAAGCTGCCCAGATGGGAGTTGTTCAGCCTCACCGTCAGGTTAGACCGACTGGCAACTAGAGCCGGAGAGTGGCGGAAGCGAATCAGCACCTTAGCCGAGTTGACCTGCCAGTTGCGAGGCCGGGTAAAGCCTAGCCGGGCCTGCGAGAGCACCCCTCCTAGCTGCAAGGCATTGCCCACAACTGGGCTGCGGTTAAACTGCAGGACATACTGGCTTGAAGCCGGTTGGGCTGGCGTTGACGAGGCTGCTGGCGTTGGCTCCTCTGGTTCTGGCGTGGGCGCAGCTGGGGCCGGGGTAGCTAGGGCAGGTTGGGGTCTAGCCGGTGCTGAGGGCCGGGGCGATGGAGCAGGCGAGGCCTGTCGGGACGGCGGCGAGGCCGGAGCAGACCGTGCAGGGGGTTCAGCGGGCCGAGGCCGGGGTCTGACGACGGGGGCTTGGGGCGCGGGACTGGGCAAGGAGTACTCTCGAATGACCTCGTCTTCCTGCTTTTGCACCGCCTCATTGGACTGAGCCATGACCTGAGGCATTTGCAGACAGAGCAGCAGGGTCAAGCAGCCTAAGCCTGCCCCCCAGGCTAGCCAGCCTGAGCGCCGACCTGACCAGAAACCAGAAGTTTTGCCAGATCGACGGGAGCTAGTTGGGATTGAGGATCGCCGCCAGCTCCGCCGCCGAAGCTGCTGATTCGGGAGCTTCAATAGAAGTTGCTTTATGAAATTACGCATAGGGTTAAGAGCTAGTTTGAGTCAGTTCAACTGGCTTGAAGAAGGTTGTTTATCAAGGGGTTCCCTTTAATAGGGAGGCGGGCAGACGTTCAGCTGGAAATAGGCCCAGCCAGGCCAGGTTTTGCACATAGTAGGCATCGTTGTTATCCCAAATTCCTTGGCGGTAGGCAGTTAACAGCTTTTCTCGGCGTAGACTTTCAGCAATCTGTGGTTCTATCCGTAGAAAAGCTGGGTAGAGCATGGCGTATTGGGCAGTCGCTTCGTAATCTACGAGGGCCTGCCCCTTGAGATCCAGCACGGCTGGAATGTTTTTTTGGCTCTCCCACTGGGTCTTTAAATAGCCCAGGTGTTCGGTCAAAAAGCGGTCGGCTCTAGGTTCTCCAAACCAGGCGGCATCTAGCGCTATTCGCCACCAGACCCGGTAGGCATCAAAGCCATAGTGGCTTTTCAGAGTGCTGTTTCTGCCGACGGGTGCTAGCTGCTGTGTCGCCATTTCCAAAACGACCCAATCCCCAGGTAAGCCCTGAGGAGAGAGGTCTTTGGTTTGGTTCAATACGCGGTAGCTACTCTCGACTAGAGCGGCCCAGTTCCGGTCTGGATCAACTTGAGCAAAGAGGCGAAAGGCATAGGGAGCTAGGTAGGAGGGGTTGAGATAGACCTTGCCAGGGCTGGGTTGAAATGCCTGCAAAGGGCCGGGCAAAAGATATCTGAGGGAGTTCTGAGCTTCCACTGCAGGCAGCATTAGAGTGGAGAAGTCCCAGAGGTCAGCCAGCTTTTCCTGGGCCAAAGCCTCGTAGTCTGGACGGTTCCAGCGCCGAGCTGCCAGAATCAAGGCTGTAGCAGCATCAATATCGGCATCGCTGGCGAAGTTACCGTCGATAACACCCCAAGAACCGTCCTCGCCCTGCCCCCATTTCCAAGCCCATAGGCTGTCGCCCTGAGCACTCCCTTCTCGCCTCAGGTTGCTTTCAGCCCATTGCAGAGTCAGTTCAAAGGTGGCGGGGTCGTCTGCCATCACAGCTCGCAGCAGGGCATACGCCTGTCCCTCTGAAACGGTACGGGCGTTGCCCTCCCAGTCGATTACTCGCCCATCGGCCTGAATAAAGCGCTGCCGGTAAGCAGCCCAACTCTCCTGCAGCAAAGCATCGGTAGAGAGGGCTGCCGGGTCTCTACCAGGCTGCTCTCCAGCGAGGTTGATTGCGGTTTCAACTGTAGGTGCGAGGTCTTCATCAAGAGGGTTAGCTGCCGTTGGAGGCCCCTCTTGGCTACAGCCCAGCAGACCTAAGCAGACAGCCAAGCCGACTGAACTGAGAACAGCTTGCCTGCTGGCATAGCTACGCCTGAAGCATTTGCACCCAGGGTTGCGCCCAAGATGCCAGGCAGATCCGAAAAGGGAAGTGGGAAGCATCGGTTTAAAAAGCGCTGGCGTGCGACTGCTATTGCGGGAGCATACTGGCAGTTATGCGGGTATTTCATCCTAGGTTGCCTTAGATCAGGTAAACGCGTTAACGATGGGTCCTGATCTTTATCAAAGAGTGCGATCGCATGTGAAAACTGTTAAGACGCACCCCTAAATCCTGCCGACGAGGCACTTCTCTGAAGCTGGCCCTAAAAACGCTCCCAAGGCGGCTGAATACCTCGCTGTTGCAACAGCCCTGCCTCGATCTGCTGAATCTGGGCAGATACCTGCGGATCGGCAAGGCCCTGGGCCTGCTGGAACTGTTGCCAGGCCCGCAGTTCCTTAATGGCCTGCAGCGGCCGACCTTGGACCGCATTGAGAGCCGCCAGAGAGGTGCGAGCTACGCCGCTGCTGGTATCGAGCGCTAGCGCCTGATTGTAAAGTTCGTTTGCCTGGGCCAAGTTACCCTGCTGAAATTCCAATCCGCCTAGAGCCAGCAGGGCATCGAGGTTGTTGGGCTGCTGCTGCAGGATTGCGGCGTAACTCTGACGGGCCAAGGCCTCATCGCCAGTCTGTTGGGCAATGTCTCCCTGCACAAAGTAGAGGTCAAGATTATTAGGAGACTGGGCAAGCAGTCGGGCAATCTCGGCTCTAGCCTGGGCTGGGTTGCGGTCGGCCAAGACCTGGAGCGATCGCAACTGCAGGCCCAAATTACCAGGCTCAACGGCCAGCAGTCGCTGATATAGATCGGCCCGACTTGGATCGGGCGGCAGAGCTGCCGCTAGAGCAATCAGTTCCGGCGGCGGCGTACTAGCCCCATACTGCTGCAAACTCTGATTCAAAACAGCGGCGGCCTGCGCTTCACTAATTAACCCAGCTTGGTAAGCCAAAGATGTTCGGCCCAAGGCAAAGGCTGGATCCTGAGGATTCTCAGCAATGATCTGGTCGTAAAGTGCGATCGCCTCTCGGTTGAGCCCCTGGCTCTGGTATACCGCAGCTAGGCCCTGAAGCGCACCACGTCGAACATCTAGAGTTCGGCTGCTGCTGATTAGGGCCTGATACCGCTGAATACTGGCATTGAGATTGCCTTCCCGACGGTCAATATCAGCCAGCAACAGCTGAGTTGTATCCCCATCCCGCTGGCCTGCTGGAGTGCTCGCGTAGGCAGCCAAAGCTGACTTGGCTGCCGCTAGCTGCCCCTGCTGAATCAAAATTTGGGCTACGCGAAAATTGAGAAAGCCCTCAGGCGATCCTGCGGCCAGCAGGCTTTGGTAGAGCGGCAGCAGATCTGCAATGGGCGGATCGACTCGGCTCAGCGTTTGACTAATACTGCGCACCTGTGCCGGATCTCCAGGAAGGCTAGGAAACGCTGCCCGCACCTGCTGGACAAAATCCGTCCGGGAAAGTTGCCCAGTTTGATACGCCAGCACCTGCTGACTAAAGACTAAACTGCTGTCATTTGGAGTTTCTCGGCTGAGTGCCTGCACCAGTTGCAAAGCAGAGGGTCGCCACTCCGGCAGGTTGCTAAAGACGGCAATAGCCTCCCTGCGAATACCTGGCGGTAGATTGGGCACTGTCGTTAAAACGGTTTGATAGATCTGGGCTGCCTCTTGAGAATAGGCAGTT includes the following:
- a CDS encoding cellulose biosynthesis cyclic di-GMP-binding regulatory protein BcsB, giving the protein MKLPNQQLRRRSWRRSSIPTSSRRSGKTSGFWSGRRSGWLAWGAGLGCLTLLLCLQMPQVMAQSNEAVQKQEDEVIREYSLPSPAPQAPVVRPRPRPAEPPARSAPASPPSRQASPAPSPRPSAPARPQPALATPAPAAPTPEPEEPTPAASSTPAQPASSQYVLQFNRSPVVGNALQLGGVLSQARLGFTRPRNWQVNSAKVLIRFRHSPALVASRSNLTVRLNNSHLGSLPLNRKPDEIGNVLFDVPANLIQDYNTLIIRAQQHTSEECTDPTDPTLWTEILPDSQVVMNYQPQDVALDFANFPYPFLDDLGLEADQLTYLRPKSVDNLWLTAAGRFQAAASRLTNFRAIETRLVNGLDDIGAESGVVVLGTPAEQPALAQLALPFAIKDNKVLDGSGQALPNGVGVLMLTTTADGSHPVLVATGNDSPAVLKAVQMLAQPVDRQLATGQAVLVNEVADVPSPAPRDWPGYLPAEGNRLQLSDLLTADGKPYQDITVNGLPAPPPISIPLHTLPDDQFLKGSNFTLRYSYGPNIDTRRSSVTVRINGQGVGGERLSSAKGGSDSITVEVPPAVMSPTSTLEVQFFTYPQTAVIACGEVPDQPMWATVHGDSSFNLQRTNIVQLPDLRHLQVGFPLAAPQDLSQMAFVLPDNPSDAEVLTLLQVSGRLGRLSQADSVKLGVYLAGGLPNNVREQQNLVGIGLRNRFPIPEVFQQPDRFSLGERFLRRQNQSLVQTLPDNAGVIQAVASPWSRDRILLGLTGQSEQGLADIRQLFRRDELFSKLEGDTVLVKRTTANPAEFSDSDFAVTTLTQNQPREINRSGPVTRTVSFMQANWFLLPTGLVLLALIAYGVSQLYLNRISKSGELQ
- a CDS encoding glycosyltransferase family 2 protein, which translates into the protein MTNPSPQTNAPLPGHRFTWFSDLVDALPIWMERTLGGRGQRSVLWLLLLALIFSLPLIITPLPLRQQTVLAGILIALGWLLVWLEERQKRQQTSAHMHLLLMWLSIVVTLRYLYYRTFNTLNLDGWVNAIFSLLLYGAELYAIVTLLLAYFQTLKIKDRKAVDISHIPQEQWQSVDIYIPTYNEDVEIVRKTALAAIAISYPANKKHVYILDDGRKYPQRREQLRRLCQEIGCTLMTRDNNDHAKAGNINHAMRRTPGDLILILDCDHIPSRNILINTVGFFLNPKVSLVQTPHWFYNPDPFERNLLTQGRVPVGNELFYKILQRGNDFWNAAFFCGSAAVVRKSHVLEIGGIAVETVTEDCHTSLRLHMLGYETVYYDKIMVAGLAPEKFSSYIGQQVRWARGMAQILRLEWPLFNRKLTIPQRICYTSATTHFFFGFPRLMYAIAPIAFLVFGINSVRGLGLETLTYALPSILLALNANYIIHRGVRFSFWNEIFEYAMAFQDGLVTFMALLNPKLGSFNVTDKGLQVTRRTFDWGSVRVLLIAGLLSVLSLLMVPFWLVTELQTWDAVLINAIWCMVNVLLLSAAILVALEQPQLRQSHRLDRHLPAIIYAGPETFTGVTLDISETGARVILKNWPNLPDAIDVELHGDYGARAFVSGRVIRVTPRSEDDVILAVAFEDMTPVQHDALVVVLYSDVKEWYSQTRNIADRPLESIKFLATSLLRAFREPKPMESVQVRKRIQTPGQVYIEGQYFPSTALEINSRTLQLAISPDHLLSLHPEVFTQGQAVGVVVMPTPEPADAVKLVAQVERLDRSGEAPLLEVSFPKVLDSRQGQRIKTLLYSLNDSAVVV
- a CDS encoding glycosyl hydrolase family 8 is translated as MAVCLGLLGCSQEGPPTAANPLDEDLAPTVETAINLAGEQPGRDPAALSTDALLQESWAAYRQRFIQADGRVIDWEGNARTVSEGQAYALLRAVMADDPATFELTLQWAESNLRREGSAQGDSLWAWKWGQGEDGSWGVIDGNFASDADIDAATALILAARRWNRPDYEALAQEKLADLWDFSTLMLPAVEAQNSLRYLLPGPLQAFQPSPGKVYLNPSYLAPYAFRLFAQVDPDRNWAALVESSYRVLNQTKDLSPQGLPGDWVVLEMATQQLAPVGRNSTLKSHYGFDAYRVWWRIALDAAWFGEPRADRFLTEHLGYLKTQWESQKNIPAVLDLKGQALVDYEATAQYAMLYPAFLRIEPQIAESLRREKLLTAYRQGIWDNNDAYYVQNLAWLGLFPAERLPASLLKGTP
- a CDS encoding GTP-binding protein; this translates as MSYSDGLPPDEGEGAANPNSDQEPTWEDVEQELDQIVLDVQDLQVDLNYQRAQDVLRSLVSRLNLTDRERTGLEDALQSLNGLLSKLENTVVHIAVFGLVGRGKSSILNALLGQEIFETGPTHGVTQHVESTRWQVNREALGDHPEQDLVRVSLKSIGNSRIELIDTPGLDEVAGAAREALARQVAHQVDLILFVTAGDLTRVEYEALRSLREASKPILLIFNKVDQYPEADRQMIYETLRDQRVRDLISPDEIVMTAAAPLVARALEQPDGRTVPQLRRGAPQVQDLKLKILDILHREGKSLIALNTLIYANEVNEQILERKRQICDRIADETIWNATMIGAMAIALNPIMMVDLISGAVIDVVLIVALSRLYGLPMTQQGALRLLRQIALGLGGISISEFLITFGLSSLKGLLGASAVATGGLSLAPYIPIAITQAAVAGVSTYSVGQVTKAYLTNGASWGVDGPKAVVSQILESLDEDSILNRIKDELRARLDLRARRP
- a CDS encoding YbjN domain-containing protein — translated: MEFKTPAQKEIYERISPWMNELFSESVITFEDEPLFIVNFGSAVASTRVVPWGEDEALITTRSYVVTDLEVTPDLTFFLLRENNGIYFGRFALDDENDIVFEHSLVGSACNLIELKHSVMTVIRIADDYDDEIVTRWGGKRALDRWSS
- a CDS encoding SMP-30/gluconolactonase/LRE family protein → MPPANYPLDNVLEARSRLGESTLWDAEQNLLYWVDIYNHRVHKFDPTSGQDQFFEVGDVVGPIALAGPSQLIIGQRDRIAFLNTQDGKLTPILTIEADKPDNRFNDGKCDPQGRFWFGSISQDPKQASLYRYDPDGSLQVMETGLTISNGLGWSPDETTFYLTDSAEQKIYAYRFDAAIGSIQDRRVLIDLSDEGAEPDGMAMDAEGCIWTAMWNGWCVIRFDPDGKEMMRVKMPVQCPTCCTFGGQDLTELYITTASVGLSQQEIEQGFYAGDLFRLQTDVVGMPSYHFGQSS